The following coding sequences lie in one Labrus bergylta chromosome 5, fLabBer1.1, whole genome shotgun sequence genomic window:
- the tardbpb gene encoding TAR DNA-binding protein 43 isoform X2 yields the protein MAEVYIRVAEEENEEPMEIPSEDDGTVLLSTVAAQFPGACGLRFRSPVSQCMRGVRLVEGILHAPENGWGNVVYVVNYPKDNKRKMEEIDASSAVKMKRGDMKTSDLIVLGLPWKTSEQDLKDYFSTFGEVIMVQVKRDAKTGNSKGFGFVRFTEYESQEKVISQRHMIDGRWCDCKLPNSKQGPDEPLRSRKVFVGRCTEDMTTDDLRQFFMQYGEVTDVFIPKPFRAFAFVTFADDQVAQSLCGEDLIIKGVSVHISNAEPKHGNRQFDRTTRFGNGFGAQAFGSSRSGLGGSSTNSSLANFGSFSLNPAMMAAAQAALQSSWGMMGMLASQQQTSTSGSTSSGTSSSRDPSQSFSAGNSNYGTNSASLGWGAGSNSATSGSGFSSGFGSSMESKSSGWGM from the exons atggcGGAAGTTTATATTAGAGTGGCGGAGGAGGAAAACGAGGAGCCCATGGAGATCCCGTCCGAGGACGACGGCACTGTTCTGCTTTCAACCGTGGCAGCTCAGTTTCCAGGGGCGTGTGGCCTGCGATTCAGGAGCCCCGTGTCCCAGTGCATGCGAGGAGTGCGTCTCGTGGAAGGGATCCTGCACGCGCCCGAAAACGGATGGGGCAATGTGGTGTATGTGGTGAACTATCCAAAAG acaacaaaagaaaaatggaggaAATTGATGCCTCCTctgctgtgaaaatgaagaGAGGGGACATGAAGACGTCTGATCTGATCGTCCTGGGTCTTCCTTGGAAAACATCTGAGCAGGACCTTAAAGACTACTTTAGCACATTTGGAGAAGTCATTATGGTTCAG GTGAAACGAGATGCGAAGACTGGGAACTCTAAAGGATTTGGCTTTGTAAGGTTCACTGAGTATGAGTCTCAAGAAAAGGTGATCTCTCAGCGCCATATGATTGACGGAAGATGGTGTGACTGCAAGCTCCCTAACTCAAAG CAAGGTCCAGATGAGCCATTAAGGAGCCGTAAAGTGTTTGTTGGCCGTTGCACAGAAGACATGACCACAGATGATCTAAGGCAGTTCTTTATGCAGTATGGAGAAGTCACAGATGTCTTCATCCCCAAGCCATTCCGTGCTTTTGCCTTTGTCACATTTGCAGATGATCAG gTTGCCCAGTCTCTCTGTGGAGAGGACCTAATAATCAAAGGCGTCAGCGTTCATATCTCAAATGCTGAGCCCAAACATGGCAATAGGCAGTTTGACCGCACCACACGTTTTGGGAATGGCTTTGGGGCTCAAGCATTTGGTAGCAGTCGTAGCGGGTTAGGAGGGAGCAGCACTAACAGTAGTCTGGCTAACTTCGGTTCCTTCAGTCTGAACCCCGCCATGATGGCTGCGGCTCAGGCTGCACTTCAGAGTAGTTGGGGGATGATGGGAATGCTGGCTAGCCAGCAGCAGACGTCTACCTCAGGCAGTACCTCAAGTGGAACAAGCTCAAGCAGGGACCCAAGTCAGTCTTTCAGTGCAGGAAACAGCAACTATGGCACTAACTCAGCAAGCCTGGGCTGGGGAGCAGGGTCAAACTCTGCAACCAGTGGTAGTGGGTTTAGCTCAGGTTTTGGGTCCAGTATGGAGTCAAAGTCGTCTGGGTGGGGTATGTAA
- the tardbpb gene encoding TAR DNA-binding protein 43 isoform X1, producing the protein MAEVYIRVAEEENEEPMEIPSEDDGTVLLSTVAAQFPGACGLRFRSPVSQCMRGVRLVEGILHAPENGWGNVVYVVNYPKDNKRKMEEIDASSAVKMKRGDMKTSDLIVLGLPWKTSEQDLKDYFSTFGEVIMVQVKRDAKTGNSKGFGFVRFTEYESQEKVISQRHMIDGRWCDCKLPNSKVTMQGPDEPLRSRKVFVGRCTEDMTTDDLRQFFMQYGEVTDVFIPKPFRAFAFVTFADDQVAQSLCGEDLIIKGVSVHISNAEPKHGNRQFDRTTRFGNGFGAQAFGSSRSGLGGSSTNSSLANFGSFSLNPAMMAAAQAALQSSWGMMGMLASQQQTSTSGSTSSGTSSSRDPSQSFSAGNSNYGTNSASLGWGAGSNSATSGSGFSSGFGSSMESKSSGWGM; encoded by the exons atggcGGAAGTTTATATTAGAGTGGCGGAGGAGGAAAACGAGGAGCCCATGGAGATCCCGTCCGAGGACGACGGCACTGTTCTGCTTTCAACCGTGGCAGCTCAGTTTCCAGGGGCGTGTGGCCTGCGATTCAGGAGCCCCGTGTCCCAGTGCATGCGAGGAGTGCGTCTCGTGGAAGGGATCCTGCACGCGCCCGAAAACGGATGGGGCAATGTGGTGTATGTGGTGAACTATCCAAAAG acaacaaaagaaaaatggaggaAATTGATGCCTCCTctgctgtgaaaatgaagaGAGGGGACATGAAGACGTCTGATCTGATCGTCCTGGGTCTTCCTTGGAAAACATCTGAGCAGGACCTTAAAGACTACTTTAGCACATTTGGAGAAGTCATTATGGTTCAG GTGAAACGAGATGCGAAGACTGGGAACTCTAAAGGATTTGGCTTTGTAAGGTTCACTGAGTATGAGTCTCAAGAAAAGGTGATCTCTCAGCGCCATATGATTGACGGAAGATGGTGTGACTGCAAGCTCCCTAACTCAAAGGTGACTATG CAAGGTCCAGATGAGCCATTAAGGAGCCGTAAAGTGTTTGTTGGCCGTTGCACAGAAGACATGACCACAGATGATCTAAGGCAGTTCTTTATGCAGTATGGAGAAGTCACAGATGTCTTCATCCCCAAGCCATTCCGTGCTTTTGCCTTTGTCACATTTGCAGATGATCAG gTTGCCCAGTCTCTCTGTGGAGAGGACCTAATAATCAAAGGCGTCAGCGTTCATATCTCAAATGCTGAGCCCAAACATGGCAATAGGCAGTTTGACCGCACCACACGTTTTGGGAATGGCTTTGGGGCTCAAGCATTTGGTAGCAGTCGTAGCGGGTTAGGAGGGAGCAGCACTAACAGTAGTCTGGCTAACTTCGGTTCCTTCAGTCTGAACCCCGCCATGATGGCTGCGGCTCAGGCTGCACTTCAGAGTAGTTGGGGGATGATGGGAATGCTGGCTAGCCAGCAGCAGACGTCTACCTCAGGCAGTACCTCAAGTGGAACAAGCTCAAGCAGGGACCCAAGTCAGTCTTTCAGTGCAGGAAACAGCAACTATGGCACTAACTCAGCAAGCCTGGGCTGGGGAGCAGGGTCAAACTCTGCAACCAGTGGTAGTGGGTTTAGCTCAGGTTTTGGGTCCAGTATGGAGTCAAAGTCGTCTGGGTGGGGTATGTAA
- the cenps gene encoding centromere protein S: MSDRDESQQRLKAAVHFTVGRLCQKTGEDHRRDFSRQVIASMAETAFRQCDIFAKDLEAFARHAKRSTVSTEDVKLLARRSNALSIYIQNKSEELNQEHRDLKKKNTGKRKARDTEEESRE, from the exons ATGTCTGATAGAGACGAGTCGCAGCAG AGGTTAAAGGCAGCAGTGCATTTTACTGTGGGTCGTCTGTGTCAGAAGACCGGAGAGGACCACCGAAGAGACTTCAGCCGACAAGTCATCGCATCGATGGCAGAGACAGCCTTCAGACAATGTG ATATATTTGCTAAAGACCTGGAGGCTTTTGCAAG GCATGCTAAAAGAAGCACAGTGTCTACAGAAGATGTTAAGCTGTTAGCCCGCCGCAGCAATGCACTG tccatctacatacaaaataaaagtgaagaaCTGAACCAGGAGCACAGggatttgaaaaagaaaaacaccggGAAAAGGAAGGccagagacactgaggaggaaaGCAGAGAATAA
- the rbp7b gene encoding retinoid-binding protein 7 isoform X1, with protein MPVDFSGTWDIVGNVNFEGYMISLGIDFATRKIASLLKPRKVIEQEGDCFTIKTFTTFRNYDLSFKIGEEFIEVTKGMDNRSCQTVVNWENDKLVCVQRGEKKNRGWSHWIQGDELHLELTCEDQVCKQVYKKSL; from the exons ATGCCTGTTGACTTCAGTGGAACATGGGACATTGTCGGCAATGTCAATTTTGAGGGATACATGATTTCACTTG GCATTGATTTTGCAACGCGCAAGATTGCCTCACTGTTGAAGCCGCGGAAGGTAATTGAGCAAGAGGGTGACTGTTTCACAATAAAGACATTCACTACTTTCAGAAACTATGATTTGTCTTTCAAAATTGGAGAAGAGTTCATTGAAGTGACGAAAGGAATGGACAACAGGTCATGCCAg ACTGTAGTGAACTGGGAAAATGATAAGCTGgtgtgtgttcagagaggagagaagaagaaccgAGGGTGGTCTCATTGGATCCAGGGAGATGAGCTTCATCTG GAACTTACCTGTGAGGATCAAGTCTGCAAGCAAGTTTATAAAAAGTCTCTGTGA
- the rbp7b gene encoding retinoid-binding protein 7 isoform X2, which translates to MPVDFSGTWDIVGNVNFEGYMISLGIDFATRKIASLLKPRKVIEQEGDCFTIKTFTTFRNYDLSFKIGEEFIEVTKGMDNRSCQRGEKKNRGWSHWIQGDELHLELTCEDQVCKQVYKKSL; encoded by the exons ATGCCTGTTGACTTCAGTGGAACATGGGACATTGTCGGCAATGTCAATTTTGAGGGATACATGATTTCACTTG GCATTGATTTTGCAACGCGCAAGATTGCCTCACTGTTGAAGCCGCGGAAGGTAATTGAGCAAGAGGGTGACTGTTTCACAATAAAGACATTCACTACTTTCAGAAACTATGATTTGTCTTTCAAAATTGGAGAAGAGTTCATTGAAGTGACGAAAGGAATGGACAACAGGTCATGCCAg agaggagagaagaagaaccgAGGGTGGTCTCATTGGATCCAGGGAGATGAGCTTCATCTG GAACTTACCTGTGAGGATCAAGTCTGCAAGCAAGTTTATAAAAAGTCTCTGTGA
- the LOC136179251 gene encoding uncharacterized protein, translating to MFLYMLIYMAYHSSRWIPRSKRLKFQIVNVVFTALVLVPQFVILGSPKSSRYCNQPLLNNLSASIALSFIAAGFSVIFTLTDPVPQSLWASYHVFGLLTCGHGLSTAVLTLTAASCAKTTPELYCMSLFLTVASIFSTAFFLLRGALWLAKRPSVMDLSGNNER from the exons ATGTTCCTCTACATGCTAATCTACATGGCTTATCACAGCAGCAGATGGATACCAAGGAGTAAGAGGTTGAAATT TCAAATTGTGAATGTGGTGTTCACTGCGCTGGTTCTTGTCCCTCAGTTCGTCATCTTGGGAAG TCCCAAATCATCCAGATACTGTAACCAGCCTCTTCTGAACAACCTGTCAGCCTCCATCGCCTTGTCCTTCATAGCTGCAG GTTTCTCTGTCATATTCACATTGACTGACCCAGTCCCTCAGAGCTTGTGGGCTTCCTATCATGTGTTTGGGCTGCTGACATGTGGACATGGATTGAGCACGGCGGTCCTCACTCTGACAGCAGCATCGTGT GCTAAAACCACCCCCGAGCTGTACTGCATGTCCCTTTTCCTAACAGTCGCTTCTATTTTCAGTACAG CTTTCTTCCTACTGAGAGGAGCACTCTGGTTGGCTAAGAGGCCGTCTGTGATGGACCTGAGTGGAAACAATGAGCGGTAA
- the h6pd gene encoding GDH/6PGL endoplasmic bifunctional protein, whose translation MLGCVVLLLVTLCTQGGNGEDGQTPGHVSVVIVGGTGDLAKKYLWQGFFHLYVNHVSSGNTFSFYGGGLTPADKAKPVFFEILKAVNCPKDVSQERCALLKEQFLRLSEYQQLKTIEEYQDLSKHIEQQLQQEGLSEAGRLFYLSVPAFAYADIAEKINSSCRPTSGAWLRVVLEKPFGHDFRSAQVLASQLGSSLKDEEMYRIDHYLGKQVVAKILPFRIENKKFLDPIWNKHHIERVEIVLKETLDVKGRIPFYDQYGVIRDVMQNHLTEVMTLLTMRLPVNLSSSEEVLQNKLHIFSSILPVGKNQAVIGQYQEYTTQVQQELNKTKDHISITPTFAAVLAHIDEAQFEGVPILLISGKKLDERVGYARIVFKNDIFCLQNHNSIHCKPKQIVFYFGHGSLQYPAILVSKNLFKPVSKDSEWKEVTEHKDVSILGLPISDYYVQIPTEQREAYSELISYIFAGRKDSFISTENLLASWGMWTPLLSSIASSFPRIYPGGADNGDLLNVRLIGKEISYNSEVVIINNDQMGGTSANGFQVMQGKFRGTDLVSAWAEELVERLAADLQGAAEKAVLESGVFHLALSGGSTPLALFHRLALHHFSFPWRDTHVWMADERCVPVTEFESNFQNLHDHLLQHVRIPYYNIHPMPVQLNERLCVEEDGGRLLYEKEIRKLVNGSSFHFVLLGVGYDSHTASLFPGSKTDKHGESLVALTESPVKPHQRMSLTFSAINRAHEVALLVMGKGKHELITQLSRVKDNPEKWPVTGVKPSDGRLVWYLDYDALLG comes from the exons ATGTTGGGGTGTGTGGTCCTGCTCCTGGTCACTCTGTGTACCCAGGGAGGAAATGGCGAGGATGGACAGACACCGGGCCATGTTTCCGTGGTGATAGTGGGAGGGACAGGCGACCTGGCAAAGAAGTACCTGTGGCAGGGCTTTTTCCATCTCTACGTCAACCACGTTAGCAGTGGAAACACATTCTCCTTCTATGGTGGAGGACTGACGCCTGCTGACAAGGCCAAGCCTGTCTTCTTTGAGATCCTGAAGGCAGTGAACTGCCCGAAGGATGTGTCACAGGAGCGCTGCGCTCTGCTGAAAGAGCAGTTCCTACGGCTCTCAGAGTATCAACAGCTAAAGACCATAGAGGAATACCAAGATCTGTCCAAGCACATTGAGCAGCAGCTTCAACAAGAGGGACTTTCGGAGGCAGGGAGGCTCTTCTACCTCTCAGTGCCAGCGTTTGCGTATGCAGACAttgcagagaaaataaacagcagTTGCAGACCAACGAGTGGTGCGTGGTTGAGGGTAGTGCTGGAGAAACCTTTTGGACATGACTTCAGGAGTGCTCAGGTGCTCGCGTCTCAGCTGGGGAGCTCCTTGAAGGATGAAGAAATGTACAGAATTGACCATTACCTGGGGAAGCAG GTGGTTGCAAAGATTCTTCCATTTAGGATAGAGAACAAGAAGTTTCTGGATCCTATCTGGAACAAGCATCACATCGAGAGAGTGGAGATTGTATTAAAAGAGACCCTGGATGTTAAAG GTCGTATCCCTTTCTACGACCAGTATGGGGTGATCAGAGACGTGATGCAGAACCACCTGACTGAAGTCATGACCCTGTTGACCATGAGGCTCCCCGTGAATCTCAGCAGCAGTGAGGAAGTCCTTCAAAACAAGCTGCACATCTTCAGCTCCATTCTGCCTGTAGGAAAGAATCAGGCTGTGATCGGCCAGTATCAAGAGTACACAACTCAGGTTCAGCAGGAGCTGAATAAGACCAAAGATCACATCAGTATCACACCTACATTTGCTG CTGTATTGGCACACATCGATGAGGCCCAGTTTGAAGGAGTCCCAATTCTTTTGATCTCAGGGAAGAAGTTGGATGAACGGGTGGGATATGCACGCATCGTTTTCAAGAATGACATCTTTTGTCTTCAGAACCACAACAGCATTCACTGTAAGCCCAAACAGATCGTTTTCTACTTTGGCCATGGCAGCCTTCAATATCCCGCAATCCTGGTGAGTAAGAATTTATTCAAGCCAGTTTCAAAAGACTCGGAGTGGAAAGAAGTGACAGAGCACAAGGACGTCAGCATTCTAGGTTTGCCCATTTCAGACTACTACGTGCAAATTCCAACAGAGCAGCGGGAAGCTTATTCAGAACTGATCTCTTACATTTTTGCCGGGCGTAAAGATAGTTTCATTAGTACTGAAAACCTGCTGGCTTCGTGGGGGATGTGGACACCACTTCTCAGCAGCATAGCCAGCTCATTTCCACGCATCTACCCCGGAGGAGCAGACAACGGAGACCTGCTGAATGTCCGTTTGATCGGGAAAGAGATCAGCTACAACAGCGAGGTGGTGATCATCAACAACGATCAGATGGGTGGCACATCAGCAAACGGTTTCCAGGTGATGCAGGGTAAATTTCGTGGCACTGACTTGGTGTCTGCATGGGCAGAGGAGCTGGTGGAGAGACTAGCTGCTGACTTGCAGGGAGCAGCCGAAAAGGCGGTGCTTGAGAGTGGTGTCTTCCATCTCGCCCTCTCTGGCGGGTCGACTCCCCTCGCTTTGTTTCACCGGCTTGCCCTGCACCACTTCTCCTTTCCCTGGAGGGACACCCATGTGTGGATGGCGGATGAGCGCTGCGTGCCAGTGACTGAATTTGAGTCCAACTTCCAAAACCTGCATGACCACCTTCTGCAGCATGTGAGGATACCCTACTACAACATCCATCCCATGCCGGTGCAACTGAACGAGCGCCTCTGTGTGGAGGAGGACGGAGGACGCCTGTTGTATGAGAAAGAGATCAGGAAGTTGGTTAACGGCTCCAGCTTCCACTTTGTGCTACTTGGAGTCGGCTATGACAGCCACACAGCCTCTCTGTTCCCTGGGAGTAAAACGGACAAGCATGGGGAGAGTTTGGTGGCACTGACTGAGAGCCCCGTGAAGCCTCACCAGCGCATGAGCTTAACTTTTAGCGCCATTAACCGAGCCCACGAGGTGGCTCTTTTAGTGATGGGCAAAGGGAAGCATGAGCTGATCACCCAGCTGAGCCGAGTGAAGGACAACCCTGAGAAATGGCCCGTCACTGGGGTGAAGCCTTCAGATGGCAGATTGGTTTGGTATCTAGACTATGATGCACTTCTAGGGTAG